A DNA window from Streptococcus parapneumoniae contains the following coding sequences:
- a CDS encoding amino acid ABC transporter substrate-binding protein translates to MKKFSLLLLIFPFLVACGNQATPKETSSQKTIVVATAGDVPPFDYEDKGNLTGFDIEVLKAVDQKLSDYEIQFQRTAWESIFPGLDSGHYQAAANNLSYTKERAEKYLYSLPISNNPLVLVSNKKNPLTSLDQIAGKTTQEDTGTSNAQFINNWNQKHTDNPATIDFSGEDIGKRILDLSNGEFDFLVFDKVSVQKIIKDRGLDLSVVDLPSADSPSNYIVFSSDQKEFKEQFDKALKELYQDGTLEKLSNTYLGGSYLPDQSQLQ, encoded by the coding sequence ATGAAAAAATTTAGCCTTTTACTACTCATCTTCCCATTTTTAGTTGCCTGTGGAAATCAAGCCACACCTAAAGAGACCAGCTCTCAAAAGACAATCGTCGTTGCTACAGCTGGCGACGTGCCACCATTTGACTACGAAGACAAGGGCAATTTGACAGGTTTCGATATTGAAGTTCTAAAGGCAGTGGATCAAAAACTCAGCGACTACGAGATTCAATTCCAAAGAACTGCTTGGGAGAGCATCTTCCCAGGACTTGATTCTGGTCACTATCAGGCTGCGGCCAATAACTTGAGTTACACAAAAGAGCGCGCTGAAAAATACCTCTACTCACTTCCGATTTCCAATAATCCTCTCGTCCTCGTCAGCAACAAGAAAAATCCTTTGACTTCTCTTGACCAAATCGCTGGTAAAACAACTCAAGAGGATACCGGAACATCAAACGCTCAATTCATCAATAACTGGAATCAAAAACACACTGACAATCCCGCTACGATTGATTTTTCTGGCGAGGATATCGGTAAACGAATCCTAGACCTCTCTAACGGTGAATTTGATTTCCTCGTTTTTGACAAGGTATCCGTTCAAAAGATTATCAAGGACCGTGGTTTGGATCTTTCTGTGGTTGACTTGCCTTCTGCTGATAGCCCCAGCAACTATATTGTTTTCTCAAGCGACCAGAAAGAGTTTAAAGAGCAATTCGATAAAGCTCTCAAAGAACTCTATCAAGACGGAACACTCGAAAAACTCAGCAATACCTATCTAGGTGGCTCTTATCTCCCAGATCAATCTCAGTTACAATAA
- the ldcB gene encoding LD-carboxypeptidase LdcB/DacB gives MKKRYLVLTALLALSLAACSQEKAKNEDGEAKTEQTAKADGTVGSKSQGAAQKKAEVVNKGDYYSIQGKYDEIIVANKHYPLSKDYNPGENPTAKAELVKLIKAMQEAGFPISDHYSGFRSYETQTKLYQDYVNQDGKEAADRYSARPGYSEHQTGLAFDVIGTDGDLVTEEKAAQWLLDHAADYGFVVRYLKGKEKETGYMAEEWHLRYVGKEAKEIAESGLSLEEYYGFEGGDYVD, from the coding sequence ATGAAAAAAAGATACCTTGTTTTGACAGCCTTGCTAGCCTTGAGTCTAGCAGCTTGTTCACAAGAAAAAGCAAAAAATGAAGATGGAGAAGCTAAGACAGAACAGACAGCCAAAGCTGATGGAACAGTAGGAAGTAAGTCTCAAGGAGCTGCCCAGAAGAAAGCAGAAGTGGTCAATAAAGGAGACTACTACAGCATCCAAGGAAAATACGATGAAATCATCGTAGCCAATAAACACTATCCATTGTCTAAGGACTATAACCCAGGGGAAAATCCAACAGCCAAGGCAGAGTTGGTCAAACTCATCAAAGCGATGCAAGAGGCAGGTTTCCCAATCAGTGATCATTACAGTGGCTTTAGAAGTTATGAAACTCAGACTAAGCTCTATCAAGATTATGTCAATCAAGATGGGAAAGAAGCTGCCGACCGTTATTCTGCCCGTCCTGGCTATAGCGAGCACCAGACAGGTTTAGCCTTTGATGTGATTGGGACTGATGGTGATTTGGTGACAGAAGAAAAAGCGGCCCAATGGCTCTTGGACCATGCGGCTGATTATGGCTTTGTTGTCCGTTATCTCAAAGGTAAGGAAAAGGAAACAGGCTATATGGCTGAGGAATGGCACCTTCGTTATGTCGGAAAAGAAGCTAAAGAAATTGCTGAGAGTGGTCTCAGTTTGGAAGAATACTATGGCTTTGAAGGCGGAGATTACGTCGATTAA
- a CDS encoding nitroreductase family protein: MKFLELNKKRHATKHFTDKPVDPKDVRTDIEIATLAPSAHNSQPWKFVVVREKNAELAKLAYGSNFEQVSSAPVTIALFTDTDLAKRARKIARVGGANNFSEEQLQYFMKNLPAEFARYNEQQVSDYLALNAGLVAMNLVLALTDQGIGSNLILGFDKSKVNEVLDIEDRFRPELLITVGYTDEKLEPSYRLPVDEIIEKR, encoded by the coding sequence ATGAAATTTCTTGAATTAAATAAAAAACGTCATGCGACTAAGCATTTCACTGATAAGCCAGTTGATCCCAAAGATGTGCGTACGGATATCGAAATTGCAACCTTGGCACCAAGTGCCCACAACAGCCAGCCTTGGAAATTTGTAGTGGTGCGTGAGAAAAATGCCGAACTAGCAAAATTGGCTTACGGTTCAAACTTTGAACAGGTATCATCAGCGCCTGTAACTATTGCCTTGTTTACAGATACAGATTTGGCCAAACGCGCTCGTAAGATCGCCCGTGTCGGTGGTGCTAACAATTTCTCAGAAGAACAACTTCAATACTTCATGAAAAATTTGCCAGCTGAATTTGCCCGTTACAATGAACAACAAGTCAGCGACTACCTAGCCCTTAATGCAGGTTTGGTTGCTATGAATTTGGTTCTGGCTCTTACAGACCAAGGAATCGGATCAAATCTAATTCTTGGTTTTGACAAATCAAAAGTCAATGAAGTTTTGGATATCGAAGACCGCTTCCGCCCAGAACTCTTAATTACAGTGGGTTACACAGACGAGAAATTGGAACCAAGCTACCGCTTGCCAGTAGATGAAATCATCGAGAAAAGATAG
- a CDS encoding uracil-DNA glycosylase family protein, with the protein MSQIERIKQAIMADPQNASYTERGIEPLFAAPKTARINIIGQAPGLKTQEAGLYWKDKSGDRLRDWLGVDEDTFYNSGYFAVLPMDFYFPGHGKSGDLPPRAGFAEKWHPQLLKELPDIQLTLLIGQYAQAYYLQEKISGKVTERVKHYQNYLPTYFPLVHPSPRNQIWMAKNPWFEAEVVPDLKKRIKTIL; encoded by the coding sequence ATGTCTCAAATCGAAAGAATTAAGCAGGCTATCATGGCAGATCCGCAGAATGCCAGCTATACAGAGCGTGGCATTGAGCCTCTCTTTGCAGCGCCAAAGACTGCTCGCATCAATATCATCGGTCAGGCACCTGGACTTAAAACTCAAGAAGCAGGCCTTTACTGGAAAGATAAGAGTGGTGACCGCCTGAGAGACTGGCTAGGTGTGGATGAAGATACCTTTTACAATTCAGGTTATTTTGCTGTTCTGCCTATGGATTTCTACTTTCCAGGGCATGGCAAGTCAGGTGATTTACCGCCACGAGCAGGTTTTGCAGAAAAATGGCATCCGCAGCTCTTGAAAGAATTACCAGATATTCAATTGACCCTCTTGATTGGGCAATATGCCCAAGCCTACTATTTACAGGAGAAAATCAGTGGCAAGGTGACAGAACGGGTAAAACACTACCAGAACTACTTGCCAACCTATTTTCCACTAGTTCACCCCTCGCCGCGCAATCAAATCTGGATGGCCAAAAATCCTTGGTTTGAGGCAGAAGTGGTGCCGGATTTGAAAAAAAGAATTAAAACTATTTTATAG
- the brnQ gene encoding branched-chain amino acid transport system II carrier protein: protein MAKKGALTGLLLFGIFFGAGNLIFPPSLGALSGEHFLPAIAGFVFSGVGIAVLTLIIGTLNPKGYIYEISTKIAPWFATLYLSVLYLSIGPFFAIPRTATTAYEVGISPLLSDANKGLGLIVFTVLYFVAAYLISLNPSKILDRIGRILTPVFAILIVILVVLGAFKYGGTSPQAASAAYQASAFGTGFLEGYNTLDALASVAFSVIAVQTLKQLGFSSKKEYISTIWVVGIVVALAFSALYIGLGFLGNHFPVPAEAMKGGTPGVYILSQATQEIFGSTAQLFLAAMVTVTCFTTTVGLIVSTAEFFNERFPQISYKVYATAFTLIGFAIANLGLDAIIKYSIPVLVILYPITIAIVMIVIVNKFVALSKPGMQLTIAVVTAIAIASVLGSSFKVEFLANLVNALPFAKASLPWLVPAIVGILLSLVLPNKQESDVFEME, encoded by the coding sequence ATGGCTAAAAAAGGTGCCCTAACAGGTTTGCTCCTGTTTGGAATATTTTTTGGTGCGGGGAACTTGATTTTTCCGCCTTCTCTGGGTGCTCTATCTGGAGAACATTTTCTTCCTGCCATCGCAGGTTTTGTCTTTTCAGGTGTCGGTATCGCCGTCTTGACTCTTATTATTGGAACGCTAAATCCTAAAGGATATATCTATGAGATTTCAACGAAGATAGCGCCTTGGTTTGCGACTCTTTACCTCTCAGTTCTTTACTTGTCAATCGGTCCATTCTTTGCTATCCCACGTACAGCTACAACAGCTTACGAAGTAGGGATTAGCCCCCTTTTGTCGGATGCAAATAAAGGACTTGGCTTGATTGTATTTACGGTTCTGTATTTTGTGGCAGCCTATTTGATTTCGCTTAATCCATCAAAAATCTTGGACCGTATCGGCCGTATTTTAACACCAGTCTTTGCGATTTTGATTGTTATCTTGGTTGTTCTGGGAGCTTTCAAATACGGTGGAACAAGTCCTCAAGCTGCTTCAGCAGCTTATCAAGCTTCTGCCTTTGGTACAGGTTTCCTAGAAGGTTATAATACCTTGGACGCCCTTGCTTCAGTTGCCTTTAGCGTAATCGCAGTTCAAACCTTGAAACAACTTGGATTTTCAAGTAAGAAAGAATACATTTCAACTATTTGGGTTGTTGGTATCGTTGTTGCCCTTGCCTTCAGCGCTCTTTACATCGGTTTAGGTTTCCTTGGAAATCATTTCCCAGTACCAGCTGAAGCGATGAAGGGTGGAACACCAGGTGTTTACATCTTGTCACAAGCGACTCAAGAAATCTTTGGCTCAACAGCCCAACTCTTCCTTGCAGCTATGGTTACCGTAACCTGCTTCACAACAACAGTTGGTTTGATTGTGTCAACAGCTGAGTTCTTTAATGAACGCTTCCCACAAATCAGCTACAAGGTTTATGCGACAGCCTTTACCTTGATTGGATTTGCCATTGCTAATTTGGGCCTTGATGCGATTATCAAGTACTCAATTCCAGTACTGGTTATTTTGTACCCAATCACGATTGCTATCGTTATGATTGTCATTGTCAACAAATTTGTTGCCCTTTCAAAACCAGGTATGCAGTTGACAATTGCTGTTGTTACAGCTATTGCTATTGCAAGCGTACTAGGAAGTTCGTTTAAGGTTGAGTTTCTTGCAAACCTTGTCAACGCTCTTCCTTTTGCTAAAGCATCTCTCCCATGGTTGGTGCCAGCCATCGTAGGAATCTTGCTCTCATTGGTTCTACCAAACAAGCAAGAAAGTGATGTTTTTGAAATGGAATAA
- a CDS encoding HIT family protein → MCLICQRIDLIKAGENPYFVKELETGYVVIGDHQYFAGYSLFLAKEHVTELHHLKKETRLRFLEEMSLVQEAVAKAFAAEKMNIELLGNGDAHLHWHLFPRRRGDMNGHGLNGRGPVWWVPFEEMTAETCQAKPDEIKRLVKRLSLEVDKLLEIKE, encoded by the coding sequence ATGTGCCTGATTTGCCAGAGAATTGACCTCATCAAAGCTGGAGAAAATCCCTATTTTGTCAAAGAGTTGGAAACAGGCTATGTGGTCATTGGAGACCACCAGTATTTTGCAGGCTATAGTCTCTTTCTAGCCAAGGAACATGTCACCGAATTGCACCATTTGAAAAAGGAGACAAGACTACGTTTTCTCGAAGAAATGAGTCTAGTCCAAGAGGCGGTTGCCAAGGCCTTTGCTGCTGAGAAAATGAATATTGAACTTTTAGGAAATGGCGATGCCCATCTTCATTGGCATCTTTTTCCTAGACGAAGAGGTGACATGAATGGTCACGGTCTCAATGGACGTGGGCCAGTCTGGTGGGTCCCCTTTGAAGAAATGACAGCAGAAACCTGCCAAGCAAAACCGGATGAGATTAAAAGATTAGTCAAACGTTTATCGTTAGAAGTAGATAAACTATTAGAAATAAAGGAGTAG
- a CDS encoding M42 family metallopeptidase: MNQTVEYIKELTAIASPTGFTREISDYLVKTLEGFGYQPVRTAKGGVNVTIKGQKDEQHRYVTAHVDTLGAIVRAVKPDGRLKMDRIGGFPWNMIEGENCTVHVASTGQKLSGTILIHQTSCHVYKDAGTAERTQDNMEVRLDAKVTNEKETRALGIEVGDFISFDPRTVVTETGFIKSRHLDDKVSAAILLDLLRIYKEEKIELPVTTHFAFSVFEEVGHGANSNIPDQVVEYLAVDMGAMGDDQQTDEYTVSICVKDASGPYHYDFRQHLVALAKEQDIPFKLDIYPFYGSDASAAMSAGAEVKHALLGAGIESSHSYERTHIDSVAATERMVDAYLKSGLVD, translated from the coding sequence ATGAATCAAACAGTAGAATATATCAAAGAACTGACAGCCATTGCGTCGCCAACGGGCTTCACTCGGGAGATTTCGGACTATTTAGTCAAGACTCTAGAAGGTTTTGGTTACCAACCGGTTCGCACGGCCAAGGGCGGTGTCAATGTGACCATTAAAGGTCAAAAAGATGAACAACACCGCTATGTGACTGCCCATGTAGATACGCTGGGTGCCATTGTCCGTGCTGTCAAACCAGACGGTCGTCTCAAAATGGACCGTATCGGTGGTTTTCCTTGGAACATGATTGAAGGAGAAAACTGTACCGTTCATGTGGCTAGCACAGGTCAAAAGCTATCAGGTACCATCCTCATCCACCAAACTTCTTGCCATGTCTATAAGGATGCAGGAACTGCAGAACGCACGCAGGACAATATGGAAGTGCGTTTGGACGCCAAAGTAACAAATGAAAAAGAAACTCGTGCCTTGGGGATTGAGGTCGGTGATTTTATCAGCTTCGACCCACGAACTGTCGTAACAGAGACAGGTTTTATCAAGTCTCGTCATTTGGATGACAAGGTCAGCGCAGCGATTTTGCTTGATCTGCTTCGTATTTATAAGGAAGAGAAGATTGAATTGCCCGTAACAACCCATTTTGCTTTTTCAGTTTTTGAAGAAGTGGGACACGGTGCTAATTCTAACATTCCTGATCAGGTAGTAGAATATCTGGCTGTGGATATGGGAGCTATGGGAGATGACCAGCAAACAGATGAGTACACAGTGTCTATTTGTGTCAAGGATGCCTCAGGGCCTTATCACTATGACTTCCGCCAACATTTGGTTGCCTTGGCGAAAGAGCAAGATATTCCATTTAAGTTGGACATCTATCCATTTTATGGATCGGACGCTTCAGCAGCCATGTCCGCAGGGGCAGAGGTTAAACACGCCCTTCTCGGTGCTGGTATCGAGTCTAGTCATTCTTATGAGCGTACTCATATTGACTCGGTGGCCGCAACAGAGCGTATGGTTGATGCTTATCTTAAGAGTGGGTTGGTAGACTAA
- the rplK gene encoding 50S ribosomal protein L11: protein MAKKVEKLVKLQIPAGKATPAPPVGPALGQAGINIMGFTKEFNARTADQAGMIIPVVISVYEDKSFTFITKTPPAAVLLKKAAGVEKGSGTPNKTKVATVTRAQVQEIAETKMPDLNAANVESAMRMIEGTARSMGFTVVD from the coding sequence ATGGCTAAAAAAGTCGAAAAACTTGTAAAATTGCAAATCCCTGCTGGTAAAGCTACACCAGCTCCACCAGTTGGACCTGCTCTTGGTCAGGCTGGTATCAACATCATGGGATTCACAAAAGAGTTCAACGCTCGTACAGCTGACCAAGCTGGTATGATTATTCCAGTTGTTATCTCAGTTTACGAAGATAAATCATTTACTTTCATCACTAAAACACCACCAGCTGCTGTTCTTTTGAAAAAAGCTGCAGGTGTTGAAAAAGGATCAGGTACACCTAACAAAACTAAAGTTGCTACAGTTACTCGTGCGCAAGTACAAGAAATTGCAGAAACTAAGATGCCAGATTTGAACGCAGCAAACGTAGAGTCTGCAATGCGTATGATCGAAGGTACTGCTCGTTCTATGGGATTCACTGTTGTTGACTAA
- a CDS encoding metallophosphoesterase family protein, with the protein MNHKIAILSDIHGNATALEAVIADAKNQGVSEYWLMGDIFLPGPGANDLVALLKDLPITASVRGNWDDCVLEVLDGQYGLENPQEIQLMRMTQFLMERMDPATIVWLRSLPMLEKKEVEGLRFSISHNLPDKNYGGDLLVENDTEKFDQLLDDEVDVAVYGHVHKQLLRYGSQGQQIINPGSIGMPYFNWEALKNHRAQYVVIEVEDGELVNILFRKVAYDYEAELELAKSKGLPFIEMYEELRREDNYQGHNLELLASLIEKHGYVEDVKDFFDFL; encoded by the coding sequence ATGAACCATAAAATCGCAATTTTATCAGATATTCATGGAAATGCGACGGCGCTAGAAGCAGTGATTGCAGATGCTAAAAATCAAGGAGTCAGTGAATACTGGCTTATGGGAGACATTTTTCTCCCTGGTCCAGGCGCAAATGACTTAGTCGCCCTGCTAAAGGACCTTCCTATCACAGCCAGTGTTCGAGGCAATTGGGATGATTGTGTCCTGGAGGTCTTGGATGGGCAATACGGTTTGGAAAATCCGCAAGAAATCCAGCTCATGCGAATGACTCAGTTCTTGATGGAGCGAATGGATCCTGCAACGATTGTCTGGCTACGAAGCTTGCCTATGCTGGAAAAGAAAGAAGTTGAGGGGCTGCGCTTTTCTATCTCTCATAATTTACCTGACAAAAATTATGGTGGGGATCTACTGGTTGAGAATGATACAGAGAAATTTGACCAACTCCTAGATGATGAAGTTGACGTGGCAGTCTATGGTCATGTTCACAAGCAGTTGCTTCGTTATGGCAGTCAAGGGCAACAAATCATCAATCCAGGTTCGATTGGCATGCCCTATTTTAATTGGGAGGCGTTAAAAAATCACCGTGCCCAGTATGTCGTGATAGAAGTTGAAGATGGGGAATTGGTAAATATCCTATTTCGTAAAGTCGCTTATGACTATGAAGCGGAGTTGGAATTGGCCAAATCCAAGGGGCTTCCCTTTATCGAAATGTATGAAGAGCTACGTCGTGAAGATAACTATCAGGGGCACAATCTGGAACTCTTAGCCAGCTTAATAGAAAAGCATGGGTATGTAGAGGATGTGAAGGATTTTTTTGATTTTTTGTAA
- a CDS encoding rhodanese-like domain-containing protein: protein MKEISFDAFYQLYQNDQLSLVDVREVDEFETLHLEGAQNLPLSQLADTFDQLDKDQLHYVICKSGMRSARACQFLSEQGYEVINVQGGMMAFEEL, encoded by the coding sequence ATGAAAGAAATTTCCTTTGACGCATTTTACCAGCTTTACCAAAACGACCAACTTTCTCTAGTGGACGTGAGAGAAGTGGATGAGTTTGAAACTCTTCATTTAGAAGGCGCCCAGAATCTTCCTCTGAGTCAATTAGCTGATACCTTTGATCAGTTGGACAAGGACCAGTTACATTATGTCATTTGCAAATCTGGAATGAGATCGGCGCGTGCTTGCCAATTCTTATCAGAACAAGGTTATGAGGTTATCAATGTCCAAGGTGGCATGATGGCTTTTGAAGAACTTTAA
- the rplA gene encoding 50S ribosomal protein L1 has translation MAKKSKQLRAALEKIDSTKAYSVEEAVALAKETNFAKFDATVEVAYNLNIDVKKADQQIRGAMVLPNGTGKTSRVLVFARGAKAEEAKAAGADFVGEDDLVAKINDGWLDFDVVIATPDMMALVGRLGRVLGPRNLMPNPKTGTVTMDVAKAVEESKGGKITYRADRAGNVQAIIGKVSFEAEKLVENFKAFNETIQKAKPATAKGTYVTNLTITTTQGVGIKVDVNSL, from the coding sequence ATGGCTAAAAAAAGCAAACAACTTCGTGCTGCTCTTGAGAAAATCGACAGCACAAAAGCATACAGCGTAGAAGAAGCTGTAGCACTTGCAAAAGAAACTAACTTTGCAAAATTTGACGCAACTGTAGAAGTTGCTTACAACTTGAACATCGACGTTAAAAAAGCTGACCAACAAATCCGTGGAGCAATGGTATTGCCAAACGGTACTGGTAAAACTTCACGCGTTCTTGTTTTCGCACGTGGTGCAAAAGCTGAAGAAGCAAAAGCTGCTGGTGCAGACTTTGTTGGTGAAGATGACCTTGTTGCTAAAATCAACGACGGTTGGTTGGACTTCGACGTAGTTATCGCTACACCTGATATGATGGCTCTTGTTGGACGTCTTGGACGTGTCCTTGGACCACGTAACTTGATGCCAAACCCTAAAACTGGTACTGTAACGATGGATGTTGCTAAAGCAGTTGAAGAGTCTAAAGGTGGTAAAATCACTTACCGTGCTGACCGTGCAGGTAACGTTCAAGCAATCATCGGTAAAGTATCATTTGAAGCTGAAAAATTGGTTGAAAACTTCAAAGCTTTCAACGAAACAATCCAAAAAGCAAAACCAGCTACAGCTAAAGGAACTTACGTAACAAACTTGACTATCACAACTACTCAAGGTGTTGGTATCAAAGTTGACGTAAACTCACTTTAA
- the pepV gene encoding dipeptidase PepV, with amino-acid sequence MTAIDFTAEVEKRKEDLLADLFSLLEINSERDDSKADAEHPFGPGPVKALEKFLEIADRDGYPTKNVDNYAGHFEFGDGEEVLGIFAHMDVVPAGSGWDTDPYTPTIKDGRLYARGASDDKGPTTACYYGLKIIKELGLPTSKKVRFIVGTDEESGWADMDYYFEHVGLAKPDFGFSPDAEFPIINGEKGNITEYLHFAGENTGAARLHSFTGGLRENMVPESATAVVSGDLADLQAKLDAFVAEHKLRGEIQEEVGQYKVTIIGKSAHGAMPASGVNGATYLALFLSQFDFAGPAKDYLDIAGKILLNDHEGENLKIAHVDEKMGALSMNAGVFRFDETSADNTIALNIRYPKGTSPEQIKSILENLPVASVNLSEHGHTPHYVPMEDPLVQTLLNVYEKQTGLQGHEQVIGGGTFGRLLERGVAYGAMFPDSIDTMHQANEFIALDDLFRAAAIYAEAIYELIK; translated from the coding sequence ATGACAGCAATTGATTTTACAGCAGAAGTAGAAAAACGCAAAGAAGACCTCTTGGCTGACTTGTTTAGCCTTTTGGAAATCAACTCAGAACGTGATGACAGTAAGGCAGATGCTGAGCATCCATTTGGACCTGGTCCAGTAAAAGCCTTGGAGAAATTCCTTGAAATCGCAGACCGCGATGGCTACCCAACTAAAAATGTTGATAACTACGCAGGACATTTTGAGTTTGGTGATGGAGAAGAAGTTCTCGGCATCTTTGCCCATATGGATGTGGTGCCAGCTGGTAGCGGTTGGGATACAGATCCTTACACACCGACTATCAAAGACGGTCGCCTTTATGCGCGTGGGGCTTCGGACGATAAGGGTCCTACAACAGCTTGTTACTATGGTTTGAAAATCATCAAAGAATTGGGTCTTCCAACTTCTAAGAAAGTTCGCTTTATTGTCGGAACAGACGAAGAATCAGGCTGGGCAGACATGGACTACTACTTCGAGCACGTAGGACTTGCGAAACCAGACTTTGGTTTCTCTCCAGATGCTGAGTTTCCTATCATCAACGGTGAAAAAGGAAATATCACTGAATACCTCCATTTTGCAGGTGAGAATACAGGTGCAGCCCGTCTTCACAGCTTCACAGGTGGATTGCGTGAAAATATGGTACCTGAATCAGCAACAGCAGTCGTTTCAGGTGACTTGGCTGACTTGCAAGCTAAACTAGATGCCTTTGTTGCAGAACACAAACTTAGAGGAGAAATTCAAGAAGAAGTTGGTCAATACAAGGTGACCATCATTGGTAAATCAGCCCACGGTGCTATGCCTGCTTCAGGTGTCAATGGTGCGACTTATCTCGCCCTCTTCCTCAGCCAGTTTGACTTTGCAGGTCCTGCAAAAGACTACCTCGATATCGCTGGTAAGATTCTTTTGAACGACCATGAGGGTGAAAATCTCAAGATTGCTCATGTGGATGAAAAGATGGGTGCTCTTTCTATGAATGCCGGCGTCTTCCGCTTCGATGAAACAAGTGCTGACAATACGATTGCCCTTAACATCCGCTATCCAAAAGGAACAAGTCCAGAACAAATCAAGTCAATCCTTGAAAACTTGCCAGTTGCTTCTGTTAACCTTTCTGAGCACGGTCACACCCCTCACTATGTGCCAATGGAAGATCCACTTGTGCAAACCTTGTTGAATGTCTATGAAAAACAAACAGGACTACAAGGTCATGAGCAAGTTATCGGTGGTGGAACTTTTGGTCGTTTGCTTGAGCGTGGGGTTGCCTACGGTGCCATGTTCCCAGATTCTATTGATACCATGCACCAAGCCAATGAATTTATCGCCTTGGACGATCTCTTCCGCGCAGCAGCAATCTATGCCGAAGCTATTTACGAATTGATCAAATAA